Genomic window (Coraliomargarita sinensis):
GAGCATTTCCTTTCTATTTTCGTGGTTCATCTTTAACCGCACTGGGCGATGACTCTGAGTCGGTAGTTATCAAAGTTTTTGAAGCCGTATGCGCGTCTTTGTATAAGTTTCATTTTTCTGTGGAAGCCTTCGGTGACGGCGTTGTTTTTGGAGAATCG
Coding sequences:
- a CDS encoding transposase, whose translation is RFSKNNAVTEGFHRKMKLIQRRAYGFKNFDNYRLRVIAQCG